Proteins encoded in a region of the Photobacterium angustum genome:
- a CDS encoding LysM peptidoglycan-binding domain-containing protein, which translates to MKSRILLASVLLLVGCETTQPITKKAETNDVNTVVVKPTNEVIPPLFESQPDKVTSEVKKITPQQQKNVWDRIGMQIDTHIPNNKRIRYYRNWYLKHPRNLEIIAERAQPFLYYITEQVEKRGMPLEIALLPIVESSFDQNAYSSMAAAGLWQIIPDTGRRFGLKQNSWYDGRRDIVKSTDAALNLLTYLNKKFDGNWQYALAAYNTGEGRVFNAIKKNKALGKSTDYWDLDLPDETSSYVPKLYAVADIIKNQKKYGITLPAISNKPAVAIVKPNTQIDLDIAAKFAGISTAEIKALNPAYRRGVTAPNGLNDLLLPINSVNKFNRAFANNRNKALITTTYTVKSGDSLGVIAARHSTTISAIKQTNHLKTSNIRIGQKLKLPSSSYALVRTQHNNAITQTHHTVRKGDSLWTIARQYNTSVKALAKANKLSTKSTLRLGQKLKVASNKVSTTAGKSTNKVKTISYKVKNGDSLSVIAQRHKVTVKQIVKWNNLNSKKYLKQGQTLKLVIDTSKVKA; encoded by the coding sequence ATGAAATCACGGATTCTTTTAGCAAGCGTGCTTTTATTAGTTGGCTGTGAAACAACACAGCCTATCACCAAAAAAGCCGAGACTAACGATGTAAATACCGTCGTTGTAAAACCGACAAATGAAGTTATTCCACCCTTGTTTGAATCCCAACCAGATAAGGTAACTTCAGAAGTAAAAAAAATTACCCCCCAACAACAAAAAAATGTCTGGGATCGCATTGGCATGCAAATCGATACCCACATCCCGAATAATAAACGTATCCGTTATTACCGTAACTGGTACTTAAAACACCCTCGCAATTTAGAAATCATTGCAGAGCGTGCTCAACCTTTCTTGTACTACATTACAGAACAAGTTGAGAAACGCGGTATGCCATTAGAGATTGCCTTACTGCCTATTGTAGAAAGCTCATTTGATCAAAACGCCTACTCTAGTATGGCTGCTGCAGGTTTATGGCAAATTATCCCCGACACAGGTCGTCGCTTTGGCTTAAAGCAAAATAGTTGGTACGACGGTCGTCGCGATATTGTGAAATCAACAGATGCTGCATTAAATCTACTGACTTACCTCAATAAAAAGTTTGATGGTAATTGGCAATACGCACTAGCAGCTTACAATACTGGTGAAGGCCGAGTATTTAATGCCATAAAGAAAAACAAAGCGCTTGGTAAATCAACCGATTACTGGGATTTAGATCTACCGGATGAAACCAGCAGTTATGTGCCTAAACTTTATGCTGTTGCTGATATTATCAAAAATCAGAAAAAGTACGGCATCACATTACCCGCAATTAGTAACAAACCTGCGGTTGCAATAGTTAAACCCAATACACAAATCGATCTAGATATTGCGGCAAAGTTCGCAGGTATCAGCACTGCTGAAATAAAGGCACTAAATCCAGCTTATCGTCGAGGCGTTACAGCACCTAATGGGTTAAACGATTTATTATTGCCAATAAACAGCGTCAATAAATTTAATCGCGCATTCGCTAATAATAGGAATAAAGCGTTAATTACTACGACCTACACAGTTAAGTCTGGCGATAGCTTAGGTGTAATAGCCGCCCGCCACAGCACAACAATCAGTGCGATTAAACAAACAAACCACCTGAAAACTAGTAATATACGCATTGGCCAAAAACTGAAACTACCATCATCAAGTTATGCCTTAGTTCGTACTCAGCACAACAATGCTATTACTCAAACGCACCATACCGTTCGTAAAGGCGATAGCTTGTGGACAATTGCACGTCAATACAACACTTCCGTTAAGGCACTAGCGAAAGCGAATAAACTCTCAACAAAATCAACGTTACGTTTAGGTCAAAAGCTTAAAGTTGCCTCCAATAAAGTGTCGACAACTGCAGGTAAATCAACCAATAAAGTCAAAACAATCAGTTATAAAGTAAAAAATGGCGATAGTTTAAGTGTTATTGCACAACGTCACAAAGTGACAGTAAAACAAATAGTAAAATGGAATAATCTCAATAGTAAAAAGTATCTAAAACAGGGCCAAACACTTAAGTTGGTTATAGATACAAGCAAGGTTAAAGCATGA
- a CDS encoding YIP1 family protein, translated as MTPSKNPLIALVDLFRSPIDCFAAVYERPKWAFLPYIIIIFGSFIFWGNYFNHVDLPWLQQALQSQLGSVDESVKQAWLTKEVLLAGEVFSDFSGRTAVIFLLALWLKMATKGSQYQHSYGKWLAASCFIMLPAFIGDIASYINVIFNSANILPNAADLNSINGLLKLPLNNPWAPFATTIPLLAPWYIALTYAAVGAWTDFDRPKAIIVAVLPWALTLIIWPLLIIVA; from the coding sequence ATGACACCATCCAAAAACCCATTAATTGCTCTTGTAGATCTTTTCCGTTCGCCGATTGATTGTTTTGCAGCGGTTTATGAACGTCCAAAATGGGCGTTCTTACCCTACATCATTATTATTTTCGGCTCGTTTATCTTCTGGGGGAATTACTTTAATCACGTTGACCTACCTTGGTTACAACAAGCCTTACAAAGCCAACTAGGCAGTGTGGATGAATCCGTAAAACAAGCGTGGTTAACAAAAGAAGTATTACTGGCTGGCGAAGTATTTAGCGATTTTTCAGGTAGAACTGCGGTTATTTTTCTACTGGCATTATGGTTAAAAATGGCTACCAAAGGAAGCCAATATCAACACAGTTACGGTAAATGGTTAGCAGCGTCTTGCTTTATCATGTTACCTGCATTTATTGGTGATATTGCGAGTTATATAAATGTTATCTTTAATTCTGCAAATATTCTGCCTAATGCCGCTGATTTAAACAGCATTAATGGACTATTAAAGCTACCGTTAAACAATCCATGGGCACCGTTTGCGACCACAATACCATTGTTAGCGCCTTGGTATATTGCACTCACTTATGCTGCCGTAGGCGCTTGGACTGACTTCGATCGTCCTAAAGCAATTATTGTTGCTGTATTACCTTGGGCATTAACACTTATCATTTGGCCACTACTGATTATTGTGGCCTAG